The nucleotide sequence ATACTTGAAAATAGTTTCCACAAAAGAAGAAGTAATGTTACAAAACTGGACATATTTTTACATGGAAAATCGTCATAAAGACCCAATATTTCAACCATTGTTATGCAATTTTCAGCCGCATTCGTCTACTTTCTTAGAACGTAATATATGAATTTGTGTTTCAATAAGATAAGATTCTACGGCAAAGGGGTGTTTAAGAGATTGAGAAAACTTTCAAAAGAGACAAAAGAAGAGATGATTACTAGCATACAGTCATTCTTTCTAGACGAACGCGGTGAAGAAATTGGCAATCTTGCGGCTGAGCAAGTACTAGATTTTATAACGGTTGAAATGGGGGCTTATTTTTACAACGAGGGCATTGAAGACTCTATTTCCACACTGCAGTCGAGAATGGAAAATCTAGAAGAAGATCTTTACACATTAAAGCGACCGATTCGCAAATAGTAGACAGAAAAAAGGATGGGAGCCTCCCATCCTTTAACCTTTTTTATCGTTGTAATAGTTTACAGAGTACATCGCTCCCTCTTCTACCATCTTGTTGTCGTCTACATCCATTGGATCAGGATGCCCCGCTTTATTGATTGGCAGCTGCGTACGATCGATATGATGAGGGCGCACTCTTCGTTTCATATCTTTGAATTTCATTTTCGTTTTAATACGGTTCGGTTTAAAAGAAAGCCAGACAAGTGCACCTGTACCAAGACCGATTAAGGCCCATGATTGAGTTTTAAATAACCTGTTCGTTGTTTTCATTTGAGTTTGGGTTGCAGTTTGCATATATAACGCCTCCTTGCTAACATTTACCCCTTTTATTCTAATTTGTAACATCACATTTTCTTTGCAAAATTATTACACTCGCCTAATTCCATAAAAACTAAACTATTGTCCATACACCCTTTCCGTACCTCACATATACTGTATCGAAGTCGAAAGTACAATTTTAAGGAGGAGTTTTAGAATGTATGCAAATTCACCGGTAAATGCTTCACTTGCAAACGCACCAATGTATGGTGGCGGATATGGTTATTGTGGTGGCGGAGGTTATGGAAAGAGTTTTGCGATCATAGTAGTTCTATTTGTCCTTCTCATTATCGTTGGTTGTTCTTGGGCGTACAAAGGCAAGGACTGCTAATTTTT is from Fictibacillus sp. b24 and encodes:
- a CDS encoding DUF2164 domain-containing protein, which gives rise to MRKLSKETKEEMITSIQSFFLDERGEEIGNLAAEQVLDFITVEMGAYFYNEGIEDSISTLQSRMENLEEDLYTLKRPIRK
- a CDS encoding YjcZ family sporulation protein, which produces MYANSPVNASLANAPMYGGGYGYCGGGGYGKSFAIIVVLFVLLIIVGCSWAYKGKDC